The Vespa velutina chromosome 2, iVesVel2.1, whole genome shotgun sequence sequence atattatatatattttttttatatataataaaaatatataataaaaatatacgtatatattatatatatttttttttccatactttatattcttaaattaatatacacataaaccTTCAAGGTATATAGATTTACTTTAACGTacgtttgtaatatttttgttgttgttgttgttgtttgtaacatttaaaagacgaaaaatattacttcttagtaagaataaaatttttaacaatataaaaatatatgacataataaatattcttattatatccTTCTGtttcccaaaaaaaaaaaaaaaaaaaaaaagaatagaaaaaaagaagaataaaaaaaattatgaaatacgTTTCGACACtgaaagttttattaaaacgatatttgAAATGTTCCCCCATTTAAACGATTCCTGTAGATGATATATGTAACtgcaaataaattttctattacgaTAGAAAACCGATGAGAAACAATCTTGTCTTTATCGATGAAAGTAtcgtaacgataattaaaaaatcaattcataaaaactttttttaaaatataacgtgtatatatatatatatatatatatatatatatatatatatacacccatccaatttatatatatatatatatttattatatatacattattatatatacatatataaaactgTATGATTCGAAAAGAGGAGACTGACGTACAAGTAAAagcgtaaaaggaaaaaggatgaGCGTTGTAAAATTTTTCGCAGTAattgttatgaaaaaaaaaaaaaaagaaaagaaataaaaaaaaataaaaaataaacaaaaaaatagaaaatgaattaaaatacttACCGGACTCCGAGACGGATGGACTGCCAGCAGACCTGTCGGAGTTCCTGGAGCTTGCAGTGGAACTGGTGGAGGAGGCCGTGCCGAGTGAGCACTCGGAGATACTGCGCCGTTTCGAAAGAAGTGCCGCAGCTGCTGCAGCCGCGGCTGCAGCGGAAGAGGATCCGCTTGGTGCAGAGGAGCTCAATGGTGATGAACTCAGCCCATGCCCATGGTGAAGTCCATGATGGAGTGCATGTCCGTGATGGAGACCTTGATGGAGACCCTGATGAAGGCCGTGCAAGCCTGTTTGACTCGTCAGCTGTTCGAGCCGTCGCCTTAGGAACCTTTGCTCGCGCGAAAGTTGTTCCTTGTGCACCGTATGTTTCCGTTCACGTTCCTCCAGGCTCTGACAaaagttattaacaataactCATCTTAATCTCCAtgagtatataaaatttaatccacttatcatataaattaataataacgttatatccAACAtcaaacgaatataataaagttacGTTTATAGTTTCTAATCTTCGTATCGGCAATACACATAACACAATACacaaagataattaaatttacacTTTTCTACAAGTTATAAATTGATTTCGATTGAGAATTTCCATCGTTAATGtcttaacatttttctttttttttcttattcgtaaTTTGCAACTTAATCaatttcgattaattctatgattatattttaatcttcgtcttctttcttttctttttttctctctctctcttcttttttttcttttttttttttttgttaaatattaaatcgagAAATGACATAATTAGATCGATTATTTATTCCTCGTTCTtagatcaataatatttttaatataatactaaGTTTTAATTTGAATCTTCCAAAtacgaaacatatatatatatatatatatatatatatatatatatatatatatatatatatatataatatacgtatgtatgtatgtatttatgtatatatttatgtatgttattatgtatgcatttatgtatgtatgtatacatatggaGAGATCTCGAATGTGCGTAGGATTATTagagaatatatgtatttagatGCGTCACGTATGAGCTTCAAAGTCAAACTGTCGTGTAAGACACGTTGATGAGACGGTAAGGAATATTCCTTGATGGTTCTAACTTTTGTAAATAAAGACGATTCGACATtggtatatatagataacgaaggataataataacatcgacttacatatatataaatttccaGGAAATATACGTAACCATATTGATCATATCaacgaacaaaataaattgaaatgtaaatattaacgtaaattacgttcattcgataaataattaaaattataatcatcgTGACGATATTAATCATACTTTTTATAcgatatctataataatctcattttctttttttcttgttttgtttttaattaattaattaattaatttatttattatgttctcttcttttttctttttcttttctttttttcttctctttctttttaattttcaaaaaaggaaaaaaatatcttatgatTTTGAAGAACTTTCAAAACTCAATGATATTTATAGgcattcgatataaataaataatctaaatgtatgtttaataatttaaataaattaaattaatataaggaATTAACttgaatatcgataatgacaatCATAAACAcgttattcaataattttcttttcttctctttccattattcattttttgtttttttttttttttttctatttatttcgttcgacGTTACgccaacaattattattttagaccgaacaatttcattgaaatttcattttaagatacgaaaaaattatctacatataaatagataagatatttgaataatagaaaactaacgagagataatgaaatttttttaacgtttgtGTATACTctctaatgaaaaataaactttatggataaaagagaaaaagaaagaaagagagacagtgacagaaagaaagagagagagagagagagagacagagaggataaaaaggagaaataatgaaaagcgGAATCACCAAATCGCAGATAAGAagacacatatgtatatgtatatgtatatgtatatataagaagactctgtatgtatatgtatatgtatatatatatatatgtgcatatgtatatatgtatatacatacatatatatgtgtttgtgttaGGTCGTCCTAGAAGAGTTCCTACCTTCGTACTTTTCATTCTGCTCGATATGGGGTTTAGAGCGTAGATAAGGGTAGGTTAAAGCGAGCGAGCCGATCTGAGT is a genomic window containing:
- the LOC124946739 gene encoding uncharacterized protein LOC124946739 translates to MSIAALLQAAEYIERREREAEHGYASTMPIPDDMRTVTKRPKTKKSQGSRTTHNELEKNRRAHLRNCLEKLKMLVPLGPETSRHTTLGLLTKAKRFIKSLEERERKHTVHKEQLSREQRFLRRRLEQLTSQTGLHGLHQGLHQGLHHGHALHHGLHHGHGLSSSPLSSSAPSGSSSAAAAAAAAAALLSKRRSISECSLGTASSTSSTASSRNSDRSAGSPSVSESGKYFNSFSIFLFIFYFFLFLFFFFFFHNNYCEKFYNAHPFSFYAFTCTSVSSFRIIQTITDNNQQPMATAMVTASRLRTTFGPSSKSLCYLLNVRYYVQNRDTS